TGAGCAGCCCCCAACGTGTATAAGACACGGTGAAGGTGGCCCGGGCTACTCTTGTCAGTTACCTCCTCACACAGCAAGCACAGCGGGGCTGCACCTGGTGTGCACCCCCTGTGCCTGGGCAAAGGAGAGGGACACAGGGAGGTGGGCACAGCACCCAGAGAGGAGATGGAAATCCCTGGGGGCCAAATGGAGCCCCTCTGGAGCAGAGGAAACCATGGCTGTGACCCAAACTGGAGCCTCTGGCCACCTGCGGGTTCCCTCAAAAACCTATGGGTACCAGCCTGGCTCCTGGTCACTACAGAAGCAGGAATGGGCAGCCAGGCTACGACGCCACGACCAGGCTCTCCATGGCGGGGGTGGTCCAGCTACATCCTCTCTCCGTGCCCGCTTTCTGGCCTGAGTAATGGTCAGTGCTTGCATCCTTTACTGTAATGACCGACTTGGAGGATTTAAACCTTAGAAAGAGGGTCTGGCCCTCAGAAAACAGCAGTTTGGGCTGTTATCTTTAGAATGCCATCCTCAGACCGCAGCCtggcctcagcactccccacCACTGCCCCTGCCTGTCCATCCCCACGAGTCCCCTTTGGGGGCTTCTCCAAGCTGGTCTCCTCTGCCAGATGGCGGGCACCCGTCACAGGGACACCTCCAGGTGGGAGAGGACCCTAAACAGGAAAGGCACCTGTGGGTGTTCATAGGCAATGCTAAGCATTTTACCTCTTTTCTTGAAAATGTGCAACCCTGGACCCTTTCTGGCAGGAGCCTTGTTTGCTATCTCACAAGGCAATGCTGAGGACAGGGGCTTGTTGGGGCACGCTGGTGGTCACGTCATTCCTCGAGACTGGCTGGCACCCCAACCTTGCTTGCTGTCAGAGTGGTGTCCCACTTTATAGGTCTTAAAAAGTGGGTCAGCTTCTGCTATACACTCATCAGCTGGTTGctttcccagactcccttgcagctagggcaTGTCCTGTAGCCTGACTTTTACCAGTCAGACACACCGATGTCTCCCCAGAGAGGACAGGGCCTGGACTCCAGGAGACTTCAAACTGAGGACAAGGGGTGAAATGGTTTGCACTCAGGAGTGGTTCCCCCCCACCACCAGAGGGCCCCAGACCAAAGGCCCTAGGCTCATACCCTACCTCTAAGAGACAACTCCTCTCTTGGAAAAATGGGCCACCCAAAAGACCTGACAGTGATATTTGGGGGTGGTGTCACCCACAAAATGGGGTGACATGCCCCTATGAACAGTCTTAGCAAGCGATGTGGGTACCATTATGGTTACAGATGTGTAAACAGAGGCTTAGAGAAAAGCGTGACCTAAGATTATGCAACTGGGAAGCCATTGGATCAAGACTAGAATCTGAGCAGGTTTGGCGCTAAGCTGGGTCCCTTCCCCAGCCTTGTACCTGCCTCCGTGAGGTGAACGTGGGCTGACCTGCTCCCAGGGCCCTGGGCAGGTTCAACAATGTGGGAAAATCTCGGGGCTGCACAGAAATGGGTAAGAATTCATTTCCCATCACCTCTCACGGTGTCCCCTCTCTTGATTCAAGGACAAGAACTAGACCCTAGGGCTGAGCCCAGACTCTGAGGGCTTCCTGGAGCGGGCTGGGTTCCAGAGACAGACACAGCTCCTGAGGGTGGGGCGACAACAGAACCTGGGACTACTGTTTGCACACATCAGTGAGTTTATTACTCTGCAGATGCTGGTGAATTCTCGTTTCCTACACACTTCCCAGAGCAGAGATCTCTGTCCATCTTCTGCCTTCCTGGGTCTGAGAGGAGCGAGACCATTACCAGGCCCCTCCTCTGTGCCCCAATCGGTTCTGGGGTGGTCACCTAGGGACAGGACCCAGTACTCTGCCTTCATTCAGCCTCCTCTGGACCAAGGGGCCGGCCTGCTGCTCCTGCCCAGAGCTCCTCTTCTGGGCTCCGAATAGGCTTTGCTGCCCTCCCCGGGGGTTTAGAGGGGGTGGGACAGGCTGGGAGGTCAGGAAGGGTGGCCAGAGGGGAGACTCGACCGGGAAGGCGAGGTTTGGGACAGCCCAAGCTGTTAAGGATCAGAAGACGTTAGGGTGCGGGATGGTTTGggcaaaggaggaggagagaggcggGCTGCAGCCGGACGACCCGGCTGGCCGGCGGCACAGGGGTGGGTGGCCGCGCGGCTACCCCAGCGGCCAGGGCGGGAAGGCGCCCCCACCCTCGGGGCCGGCCGCGCCAGGCGTGCCCGTGCCGCCGGCTGCGCGGCCGTGGATGCGCTGGTGGCGCAGCACGTGCTCGCGGCGCCCGAAGCCCTTGCCGCACTCCCAGCAGGCGAACGGCCGCGCGCCCGAGTGCGTCTTGCGGTGGCGCACCAGGTGCTCGCGCCAGTAGAAGGTCTTGCCGCACTCGCAGCAGGCGTGCGGCTTCTCGCGGGCCGGCAGCGGGGGCAGGGCCGGCTCCAGGCCGCCCGGGTGCAGGCCGGGGTGCGTGCCGCGGTGCCGCCGCAGGTGCTCCTTGCGCCGGAACCCTTTGCCGCACTCCGGGCAGGTGTGCGGCTTCTCGGCCGAGTGGCTCTGTCGGTGGCGAGGCAGGTGCGCCGGCTTCAGGGAGTGTTTGCCGCAGTCGGGGCAGGAGGTGGtgcccgcggcggcggcggcggcggccaggAAGGCGGGCAGGTCGGGCGCGGGCAGGGCCGGCGGAGCGAGCGGGGGACTGCTCGGCTCCTGCTTGTAAGGGCGCGCGGCCTCGGCGGCCCCCGCGGCCggatcctcagtgcccggggctgcgTCTCCTGCTGAGCAAAGGCGCAGTCAGGTCCAGGATCGCGGCTGCGCACAgctgggctggggtgggcagGGGACGCGGGCCGGGCCACGTGTAGGAAAGGTGGTGCTGTGGAAGGCGGGTGTCCAACGTCTGGGGGCACTGAGGTGGGCTTCTCGTTCATCCCTGTGACCCCGCACAGCAGCTCCTGGGTGGAGTGAGTGCCCACTACACAgatgggtgggtgtgtgtgtgtatgtgaggggtgggggtgggagtggggaaaggggtgCAGTACACAGATGGTGGAAGCCGGACTGGTGGGCAGCTCAAcgggtgggtggatgaatggagaATATGGGTAAGTGAATAAATGTcccagcagggagggagggatgggggatgTATGGATGTGTGAATGGGTGAATGGATGTataaatgatggatggatggatgggtgggtagatgggtggatggatgggtgatgggtgggtgggtgggtgggtggatgaaagAATGGATGGATGCataaatgatggatggatgggtgggtggatggatggatgcataaatgatggatggatgggtgagtggatgggtagatgggtacCTGGATAGACGGTGCCGAGAGAGGACAGAAGAAGACGGATGAAGGGATGAGAGGGTGGACTGGTGGGTGAACGGTGGGTGAGGTGCATACAGGGGTGACAAGTGTCTGACTGGCTTCGTGGTGATAGATGGGAGGGCGGATGAGGGGTGGACGTACGAACCACACGTTTCCGTACGAACCACACGTTTCCTTTCCCCGGGTTTACACAATGCCCCGTGCAACTCCACAGACAAGCGACCTTGGTTAGTCACACTAGGACTGCCTGATAGAAGTGACAAATTGTAACACCTACTCTCTCCGTGCCTTGAGCAAGCTGACCATGATACTTGTAGCATCTCACTTCAACCTCACATGTCCCTAGTGGGAGGTCTGTCATTGTCCCCAACACAGAGGGCACTGAGCTTAGAGGCCTTCTCCGGTGGCCCTCCCCGCCCTGTCCCAGTGCAGCAAGGGCCCTGGGTTCCCACCCTCGGCCCTCTGCCCCCAGGGCCCGCGGTGTCCCAGCACattaaggtccatccatctttgcttttctgatgatgTTCATGATGTTTTCCCTGAGACTAAGGTATGCCAGGAAcctcctgtccctgtcctccATTTCCCCCAGGTCTCTGTCCTCCCTGTGACCTCTGCCCCGTCCTCCCggggcccctccctcctcctgacCTCCCTCTGCAGCCCCCTTGCTCAACCCTGGGATGACCCTCAAGCGGCTCCGCCCTCTCCCACTTGAGACCCCAGGGTCCCCAGCTCAGGGTCCACACCAACCACCAGCATCACCACCCTGCACGCGGTGGACACCCCGGGCCTCTGCCTtcagtctgcttctcttccctgacCAGGTTCAGCCTGAGCTCCCTTCCTCACCCTCACGTGTGTGGTCAGGACAGAGCCGGCCCCAGCCCAACGGGCGAGCACCCACGGAATGGGCATGTGTGCAGGCCAGACACTGTGGAAGACAGGGCGCCGTACCCAGGCCACAGGTTCAGATCTAGACAAGAAGGACTCGATCGGAGCCAGTGAGACATGACTCTGGGACTCCGTGCCATAGGTCCAGGGTCAGAGTGCCTGATGCCACCAGCTTGGCCAGCACCTGATCTTGGGTGAGTTACCTTGTTTCTGTCTCCGTGTCTGCAGCTCGAGCACAGGGAATGCCATGTCACCTCCAGGGGCtgtccctaccccctccctccgtTCCCCTCCAGTGCAGGGTCTGGCACACACACAGTCGGGACACTTGCTGAACAAATGAGTGGTGGGCAAGGAAGGGACCTCTCCTTGGGCAAGGGGACAAAGCTGGCGGTGTGGGAAAGGGGGCCAGTGTCTCACCTAATGGAATCACCCCGCTCTCTTCTTTTCGGAGGCCAACTTCAGAGCCTTCCGTCATGTCCTGAGGGGCTCTCATCGCTGGTCCCTGAAAGGAGACGCCACATTCTGAGTTGAGAAACCTGGGTGACCACGGCCTTGAttgttctccctctttctccccccatcACCTTCAGCCTCTCACCACGTCCCGTCTCTGGCTCTGGGCGAAGCTGGCTGCCATGCAGAGAACGCTCTGCCACCACCCCTGAAGCCCCGCGCCAGCCCTCAGTGACAACAGCCTCAGGTGACATCTTTAAGTGCAACCTCCTCACCCAAGCCAGACCCACCGCAAGGTCCTGACCCACAGAAGTTGTGTGAGATGCTTAACGTTTTCTGAGCCACTACGTTTGGGGTGATTTATCATAAGCACCAGGTCACAGATACCCGTGCTTTCGATACTGCCTTAGCTCCTTACCGCCCTCTGTAAACGCCATGACACAATTCAGAAGCAAAACACATAAGTTACTTTAAACTccgggaaaaaaaatgaagcgaGCTCAGAATGAGACTTTTTCCAGCTCACACCCTGGATGGCTTGGAGCAGGACGGCACCAGCCAGGAAGACCCACACAGTTTTCAAGAGAAAGCTTCAGATGAGACTATTTTTGGTTCCTTCACACTCTTGACATGGGTTCCTCAAACCCTTGCTGCACTCGAGGAAAAGACcagaattcccccccccccccgtgccaagGAAGGGCTGACACGTGAGTCATGCACACCCAAACCGCATCCTCACATTTCACTGTTTCAGATGCTTCTGGACTAAAGGGATTGTTAGCGTGAAAGTCAGTGATGTCTACAATCCTGCCAGATGCTAAGGCTTTGGCAGGAAGCTCCCAGTCCTTCTCAAAAAGCAGCTTGCTTGCAATGTATGGATAACACACACCGTCACGGAGGTGGCCCAGGTGCCCTGACCCTGGCCACCCCTCTAGCCCCACCTCTGGTCAGGTCCCCACCCGGAACCTAAGTTCATGTCACAGTATACAGCCTATGGGCTGGGTGTGCTGAGCTCTCTCGGGTCGCCTGGAACCCCCTTCCCGTCCCCCTTCACCATCGACTTCGGGAGCTGACTGAGCCCATCTCTGCCACACACGTGGTTTATAACCCTGTCCTGGTACCCTGTCACCGCACACTTTTTAAGAGGATGACGTTGCCTCACAGACACACAATGAGTGCATGCATTTAAAACATGTAACCCAATGACTTTCAACAGACGTATGCGCTCCAGAAACCACCACCATGACCATCGAGGTGGTGAGCACGCTGACGGCCTCCTGGAGGTCCCTGCGCACACCTCCACTGCGCAACTGCTACAGAGTGGATCTCATTTGCTAGAACTTTATATAAACAGAACCACACAGTAAATGCCCTTTTTGGGGGGAGGCTGcggtctggtttctttcacttgacATAATTACCTTGCCATTAGGATACCGGTCTATGGTTTTGTTTTCCTGTCACGTCTGTGGTATTGGCATCAGGGTAATGCGGGTTCCCCGTGTTCGGTTTCTGGGAAGTCTGTGTGGAGCTGGTGTCCTTTCTACCTGATTACAGTAGGTCAGCTGTCCCTCATGGAGTCACCTGGCCCATCACACTGTGTTCTTACATATCTGCTTGTTGTCTTCTCCAAGAGACGAGGGCTctggggggcagggtggggactgGCCTCGCTGGCTTCTGTGTGGTATCCCTGGTGCTGATCTTTTTCATAaataacagctttactgagatacgCTTCACATACCACAGAATCCacccacttaaaataaaatgcaatggtTTCTAGTGGATTCAGAATTGGGcaatcatcaccacaatcaacCCATTAAcagtctcctccccacccctggcccaGCCACTGGGAACCATTAATCTACTTCCTATCTCGCTGGAAACCACTAATCTATTTCCTGTCTCACTAGGAACCATGAATCTACTCCTTGTCTCTCTGGGAACCATtcatctacttcctgtctctctgggaACCATtcatctacttcctgtctctctgggaACAATTCATCTTCGTCCTGTCTACTCCCCCATCTCTGGATTTGCTGAGTCTGGACATTTCAAAGAAATGGAATCACGCAGGATCTTTTCTGGTCAGATTCTTTCCCTTTTCACACAGTATTTCCGAGGTTCCCCCGTGCTGCAGCGTGTCCATCCTTCCGTGCCTCTCAGGGCTGAGAAGCACTCTGTGTGAACATGCCTCTGGCGGCTTATCCACTTCCCAGCTGGTGCACACGGGAGCTCCACTCTTTGCCTCTTACGAGTGATGACATACTCCCGACATTCACACTGCATGTGTGTGAGTTCTGAGGGCATGTGTGTTCCCATTTCTCTCATGTGTACGCCCAGCAGTGGATGTGCTGGCTCACACGGTCCAGTGGATCCCCACTTGGCGACGGGTAACGGTAAGGAAACTGGCTtcgctgtaggctggctgacacATGACCGCAAAGCTCCTACAGCATCTCACCGATGCCGGCAAGATGACATCATTTCAGGACAGGGTGCATGCAGTCCCACGTCTGCCCTTCTGAGGGAAtggccagactgttttccaccgTGGCTGCTCCATTTTACCTTCCAGCCACCACGGACGAGGGTTCTAGCTCCTGGCACCTCTTAACGCTGGACTCTGAGCGAGGGAACCGATGGATGAACGAAGGGCAGACCGTCTGCCTTCACCCCAAAAAGGAAGCTCGGATGCAGGAGTGTGGGGCTGCGGGGCAGGGATTTCCAAGTGGCCGACCGGGTCCCTAGGTGCCTGCAGTAGCAGCAGACCTGCTTGTGGGGCTGGGAGCGGAGCGAGTCAGCTCACACCCGGTCAGTTCAGAGGAGGCAGGGCGGCACAGGATCTCACCCCAAGTCCCCACTCGGCCAGTCGGAGGCCTCCCAGCTCCTGGCCTGGTGGCGGGGCAGGTCTGGGGTGCAGGCAGGAAGCCGCACTGCCAGCCTGGTCTCCAGCACGTCCGGGTGCACGCAAACCTGTGCACGCTCCCTTCTCCAGAGGACTCCATGGGCACCCGGGTGCTCTGGTCTGCGGTCAGACGCAGACGCTGGGCCATGCGGATGCTGAGCATCACCCACAGGAAGATATCGGGACAGGGCAGCCAACCGGTGCTCAAAGAATAGAAGCAGGAAATCTACAGCCATAGCACGCGGGTTCCACTCTCCACCATGACCTGCTAATCAGCTGGGTGACTTTGCCCTCTCTGAGCTTTGTATCTTCATCTGTGAAACATAAAGGACAAGAGTACCCAGTCCTGACCCTGCAGAATGGCACGCGGTCAGTCAAGACACACTAGGATTTATGGGAGGCTTGTAGCCGAGCTGTATCAGCTCAACCTCCAGAGGGAGCGGAGACTGGGGTCAGCCATGGACCCTCAGCCATATCCATGTGGCCGACCCTGGACACCAGGCTTGGGAAGCTGCCCTGGTGGGAGATACTTGGTGCCTTTTGCAAGACCTCCCTGGAAGAGGAGACCGGAAGCTGCGTGCATGGGGCTTCCTGGGCTGCCTTCCACGGAATAAACCCTAACCGTCTGCACAGCGGCTCTGCGTGAGTTCTGAGTCCTTCTACTGGACTATCATACTGAGGGAGGTCTTGGGACCCCCGCTGAGTGTCAGATGGATGGCGGTCTTGGGGGCTGCACCCTCTAAATTGTATCACTAGGATGACACTTCCACCTACAGTATCCTCACTCTCCATAACCCCGATTCCAGCACTGTGGGACcggttttgtattgttttgtatttttctgaagtgagaagtggggaggcagagagacagactcccgcaggcgcccaaccgagatccacctggcatgtccaccaggggacgatgctctgcccatctggggcattgctctattgcaaccagagccattctagtgcctgagacagaggccatagagccgtcctcagcacccaggccaactttgctccagtgaagccttggctgcaggagagaaagagagaggaaagagaggggaaagggtggagaagcagatggacatttctcctgtgtgccctagccaggaatcgaaccggggactgccacacactgggccgatgctctaccactgagccaactggccagggccctgttgggttttttttggtttgtttttgtatttttctgaagctggaaacggggaagcagtcagacagactcccgcatgcgcccaaccaggatccacccagcaggcccatccggggcgtcactctgctgcgaccagagccactgtagcacctggggcagaggccacggagccatccccagcacccgggccatcctttgctccaatggagcctcagctgtgggaggggaagagagagacagagaggaaggagagggggaggggtggagaagcagatgggcgcctctcctgtgtgccctggcggggaatcgaacccgggacttccgcaggccaggccgacgctccaccactgagccaaccggccagggcccctgttgtttttttttgacagagacagagagagggacaaacaggaagggagagagaagaaaagcatcaattcttccttgtggctttttcatatgtgccttgaccagggggctccagcagagcgagtgaccacttgctcaagccagtcacctctgagctcaagcttgtgagcccacacttaagccagcgaccttggggtttcaaatttgggtcctctgagttccagtcactgcctggtcaggctaagggtcagactgcaccaccgcctggtcaggctaagggacctgttttgtttgttcacttatgaGTGGAGTATGGTGGCCTCACGCTGAAGACCGGGGCCCTCTGGAGAGCAGATGGTAAGACTGTGAGGGGCGGACCAGCCTGTGATTCCAGGGAGGTGGCCACTGAGGGGCATGGGCATGTGAggagcccccctccccagccctgctgCGCTCACCCACAGCTCCTCCAGCAGGGCCAGCGCCTCCTCGCCGCTCTGCGGCTGCCGGCTACACACCCAGGCCTGGATGTCTGCCGGGAAGGCGCTCAGGAACTGGTCCAGCACCAGCAGCTCCAGCATCTGCTCCTTGGTGTGCACCTCGGGCCGCAGCCAGTCCCGGCACAGGGCACGCAGGAGGCCCAGGGCCTCACGCGGGCCGGGCGCGTCGTCCAGGTGGAAGTGGCGGAAACGGTGCCACGGGGAGTCCAGGGCCAGCCCCTCGGCGGCTGGGGCCTCCTGCTtcacggggtgggggggcaggaccTCCATGAGGGCCGGCGAGACCTGGGGGGGGACAGCAGCACCTGTGGGGAGGGAAGTCCAGCAGGGTGAGAGCCCCTTCTTTCCAAAATTTGCCGCCTCCCACCATGCGGGGACAGGAGCAGGGGTGTAGGGTACACACACCGGTGTTGCCGCTCAGGAGCAAGGGGCCTGGTGTACGCAATGTTGCCtcactctgcctcagtttccccaccccccataaaACGAAGTGTTCGCCTGCCTGGTGTGGCCGAGGGAGGGTGTCATCagagggtggaggccagggatccTGCTGGGGACtctgcagtgcacaggacagcgaGTATGGCAGGGAGTGACCCAGCCCCAAACATCAGCAGTGCTGAGGCTGAGGAAACCACTGGCCGGAAGGAGTGGTCCTCTCCCTGGGGGTGCTGTGACTCCCCCAGGGACACTGCGAGGTCAGAGTTGTCGTCACCCTAACCCTAAGACGTcatctgcctctctccttctcccgtGGGTGTGGTGGGGTCTTCAGAGGCTGATGGCCACAGGCTGAACACGAGTAAATAGGAAGACCCAGCTATATTTTTTCAAGATACACACTGGaggccttggccagctggctcagcggtagagcgtcagcctggcatgtggaagtcccgggttcaattcctggtcagggcacacaggagaagcacccatctgcttctccacccttcccttctccttcctctctgtctctttcttcacttcccacagtcaaggctccattggagcaaagttggcccaggttctaaggacagctccatgacctccgcctcaggcactagaatggctcccgttgcaatggagcaacgtcccagatgggcagagcatcgccccctggtgggcatgccaggtggatcccggtcagatgcatgcgggagtctgactctctgcctccctatttctcacttcagaaaaatacacacacacacacacacacacactttggagAAATGTGCAGGTAGGGGGATAAAGAAAAAGCCACGTTTCCAACTCTGTTTTGGAATATATGGTTCTTTCTCATGATAAAAATGTTACatggcctggccagtggtggcacactGGGTAAAAGAATCGACCCAGAAtcatgaggtcactggttcgaaacccaaggttgcgGGCCTTTGGTTGCCAACAGGATCccagtcactggtttgagcacaaggtcgccaGTCCGATCCCCAGACAAGGAATGTAAAAGCAGCAATCAATGCGTAAAGTGGagcaatgagctgatgcttctctctcttcctccctcccttcctttctctctctcaaaaaacaaagttATATGAATGCTTGAATAGCCAATCACTGCTCTTTCTAAATGTATTAATCCTTTGAAATTTGTTTGGCCCTCATTTCTATCATGATACATAACAAAAAGTCTAACTCCCCTACACAAAAGCGCTTTTGGaccttgaataattttttttaagtgagaagagggaagatagacagatttCCAcgtgcacccaaccaggatccacctggcaacactcgaatcaactgagctatttttagcgcctgaggttgaTGTTCTAGGACCAAccagctatcttcagcaccagggcctatgctcgaaccaatcgaaccactggctgcaggaggggaagagagagagaagagaaaaggaggggggagaagcagatggacgcttccttgtgtgccctgacagggaagcaaacccaggacatagatacgctgggccaacgctctatccactgagtcaaccggccagggtcggacTTTTAATTTTCAAGACTACTAAGAGGCCCTGTGTTCAAATTGAGAACccctggcctggggctggggtcAGCAAGTGGTAGCCTAT
The Saccopteryx bilineata isolate mSacBil1 chromosome 3, mSacBil1_pri_phased_curated, whole genome shotgun sequence DNA segment above includes these coding regions:
- the ZNF444 gene encoding zinc finger protein 444 isoform X1, which codes for MEVLPPHPVKQEAPAAEGLALDSPWHRFRHFHLDDAPGPREALGLLRALCRDWLRPEVHTKEQMLELLVLDQFLSAFPADIQAWVCSRQPQSGEEALALLEELWGPAMRAPQDMTEGSEVGLRKEESGVIPLAGDAAPGTEDPAAGAAEAARPYKQEPSSPPLAPPALPAPDLPAFLAAAAAAAGTTSCPDCGKHSLKPAHLPRHRQSHSAEKPHTCPECGKGFRRKEHLRRHRGTHPGLHPGGLEPALPPLPAREKPHACCECGKTFYWREHLVRHRKTHSGARPFACWECGKGFGRREHVLRHQRIHGRAAGGTGTPGAAGPEGGGAFPPWPLG
- the ZNF444 gene encoding zinc finger protein 444 isoform X2, with product MEVLPPHPVKQEAPAAEGLALDSPWHRFRHFHLDDAPGPREALGLLRALCRDWLRPEVHTKEQMLELLVLDQFLSAFPADIQAWVCSRQPQSGEEALALLEELWGPAMRAPQDMTEGSEVGLRKEESGVIPLGDAAPGTEDPAAGAAEAARPYKQEPSSPPLAPPALPAPDLPAFLAAAAAAAGTTSCPDCGKHSLKPAHLPRHRQSHSAEKPHTCPECGKGFRRKEHLRRHRGTHPGLHPGGLEPALPPLPAREKPHACCECGKTFYWREHLVRHRKTHSGARPFACWECGKGFGRREHVLRHQRIHGRAAGGTGTPGAAGPEGGGAFPPWPLG